A window of Luteitalea sp. contains these coding sequences:
- the pdxA gene encoding 4-hydroxythreonine-4-phosphate dehydrogenase PdxA — protein sequence MVRPRIGITVGDPAGIGPEIALKAASDTRVREACEVVCYGPTSDADLARFRAGQVSAEAGRTAYNAVVAAVQDARAGRIDGISTAPINKEAWARAGLPWKGHTDLLGSLTGASRVAMMFESPRLRVVLVTVHVPLADVPRLITREVVEATLDLAARELPAFGCESPRLALAGLNPHAGEHGLMGHEEQEVLAPAVRACRERGVDVTGPLPADTVFVRAASGEFDAVVACYHDQGLIPVKLLAFGTAVNVTLGLPIIRTSVDHGTAFDIAGRGTADPSSLIEAVLLASRLAGKGQGARGEAQEVRGSRFEVRGLRGG from the coding sequence ATGGTACGGCCGCGAATCGGCATCACCGTGGGGGACCCTGCTGGCATCGGGCCGGAGATTGCGTTGAAGGCGGCCTCTGACACGCGTGTCCGTGAGGCTTGCGAGGTCGTCTGCTACGGACCGACGAGCGACGCGGACCTTGCGCGATTTCGGGCTGGCCAGGTGTCGGCGGAGGCGGGGCGCACGGCCTACAACGCGGTGGTCGCCGCCGTGCAAGACGCGCGCGCAGGTCGCATCGACGGGATCTCCACCGCGCCGATCAACAAAGAGGCATGGGCGCGTGCAGGCCTGCCGTGGAAGGGACACACCGATCTCCTTGGATCACTCACGGGGGCCTCGCGCGTGGCGATGATGTTCGAGTCGCCGCGATTACGGGTGGTGCTCGTCACCGTCCACGTCCCGTTGGCCGATGTGCCGCGTCTCATCACACGAGAAGTGGTCGAAGCGACCCTCGATCTCGCCGCCCGTGAGCTGCCCGCGTTCGGCTGCGAGTCGCCCCGCCTGGCGCTCGCTGGTCTCAATCCGCACGCCGGGGAGCATGGCTTGATGGGGCATGAGGAGCAAGAGGTGCTGGCGCCGGCCGTTCGCGCCTGTCGCGAGCGCGGCGTCGATGTGACAGGACCGCTTCCGGCGGATACGGTATTCGTCAGGGCGGCAAGCGGCGAGTTCGACGCCGTGGTTGCTTGCTACCATGATCAGGGGCTCATCCCGGTGAAGCTGCTCGCGTTCGGCACAGCCGTCAACGTCACGCTCGGCCTGCCGATCATTCGAACGTCCGTCGATCACGGCACGGCGTTCGATATCGCCGGTCGTGGAACGGCAGATCCATCCAGCCTGATCGAGGCGGTTTTGCTGGCGTCGCGCCTGGCAGGCAAGGG